The Triticum aestivum cultivar Chinese Spring chromosome 3A, IWGSC CS RefSeq v2.1, whole genome shotgun sequence genome includes a region encoding these proteins:
- the LOC123057511 gene encoding uncharacterized protein, translating to MERQQHSEVDAGICRRRSPRLHPQIHGSDQGAAPATRRSTRLRPQTHTSDKGARLIHRRRRRRGTLLENNDDMLWEILLRLPPQPSSLLRASTVCKCWRRVATDPQFLRSFRAHHRKAPLLGLLVCGTNHEKEFHSVMDPPNRIPPKRITLGCYNKLLCYVLSCRHGRVLIEDIKSKEVAVCDPITGEQHRLSVPPELDMNNLSGAVLCAAGEQGHVHGSCHSSPFKVVMLSMYIHNNRRPLIRVFSSETGKWGNLISIETQPKTMYGPCSSNTLVGNIIYWLSRYARDVIIEFDLEGQNLTLIKGPRRMNDFSIFRCQIIQIDDSIVGVAILSYHDIQVWRREVNSEGVSIWLSQRTVALHNILNTLPQISETIPWNKLMGYDEDTNAIFLYMHDSAYMIQLKSMHSTKLDVRYSREYYPFRSFYLQGTTIAGGTNGAKKL from the exons ATGGAACGCCAACAACACAGCGAGGTGGACGCCGGAATATGCCGCCGCCGTAGCCCACGTCTCCATCCCCAAATCCACGGCAGTGACCAGGGCGCCGCACCGGCCACCCGACGCAGCACACGTCTCCGTCCCCAGACCCACACGAGCGACAAGGGAGCCCGActgatccaccgccgccgccgccgccgcggcaccttgctggagaaCAACGATGATATGCTCTGGGAGATCCTACTCCGCCTTCCGCCGCAGCCGTCCTCCCTCCTGCGCGCATCCACGGTTTGCAAGTGTTGGCGACGTGTCGCCACTGACCCCCAGTTCCTCCGCTCTTTCCGCGCTCACCACCGGAAGGCACCCCTCCTCGGCTTGCTCGTGTGTGGCACCAACCACGAGAAGGAATTCCACTCGGTCATGGATCCTCCCAACCGCATCCCTCCGAAGCGCATCACCCTTGGATGCTACAATAAACTACTTTGCTATGTGCTCAGTTGCCGCCACGGTAGGGTCCTAATTGAAGACATCAAGAGTAAAGAGGTCGCTGTGTGCGACCCCATCACAGGCGAGCAACATCGTCTGTCCGTTCCACCAGAGTTGGACATGAACAATCTCAGCGGGGCCGTGCTATGCGCCGCCGGCGAGCAGGGCCATGTGCACGGCAGCTGCCACTCCAGCCCCTTCAAAGTGGTCATGTTGTCCATGTACATACATAATAATCGACGACCTCTGATCCGTGTATTCTCCTCAGAGACCGGCAAATGGGGCAATCTCATCTCAATAGAGACTCAACCTAAGACCATGTATGGCCCTTGCAGTTCCAATACCCTTGTTGGTAATATCATTTACTGGTTGTCCCGGTATGCGAGAGACGTTATAATTGAGTTTGATTTGGAGGGGCAGAACCTTACCCTGATCAAGGGGCCTCGCAGGATGAATGATTTTAGCATATTCCGGTGTCAGATTATCCAGATAGATGATAgtattgttggtgttgccattttatCTTACCATGACATTCAAGTGTGGCGGAGGGAGGTCAATTCTGAAGGTGTTTCCATATGGTTGTCCCAAAGGACAGTTGCATTGCATAACATTCTTAACACCCTTCCTCAAATTTCGGAAACGATACCATGGAACAAACTGATGGGGTATGATGAGGATACCAATGCAATCTTTTTATATATGCACGATAGTGCCTATATGATTCAACTCAAGTCAATGCATTCCACGAAACTTGATGTACGATATTCTAGGGAGTACTATCCTTTTAGGAGTTTCTACCTACAAG GCACAACCATTGCTGGTGGAACTAATGGAGCTAAAAAGTTATGA